A DNA window from Luteolibacter luteus contains the following coding sequences:
- a CDS encoding BatD family protein, with translation MNRLLSTLLAAMALAIPAETISAAPFVDANISSRFIIRGEQAVLDLVMPGDADLDAMPQIPEVEKLDVRPLGMGAQRRYSQGRRMELVVPYVISSYTAGNYTIPSIEVDFNGEKRRTPPIDLRVIDEKELKMYKASIGGRDVLYSAAFHAIKGTPFVGEKQPVEIKLYFPADQQVEDWGIPEFERDGLSTWRFQPQPRLGRASLLARNYYAVSYPSTMSTNREGASTLGAATVRLQTIQRSPENFGRAVYQPLTVNVPAIQFDSKPLPPGAPEGFENAIGQFEIGVNVSETNLREGDPVSMDMTVTGIGNLDTMKPPAPLSADGWKLYDASATERGEERREMWGQVEYRQFMRPLRLQQSVPPFRLVYFDPAKEAYETVLSEAIPLTVMPSTNAGPLASAPQAAAIPIEEMTDILSIVNPAAGLLGDRKPLPLWLWQILPGLGVAALLFVIFKQRLAPRMKKDPDEIARRREWRELERTPDQNGVFYRSVGHFVERWLGDRQDPVIMEVLSKRDDVCFRQDRAEAKLERGERQRVLGALRRLALPLVAFFFALSTLSGQAQQEDPAKLYSEGRYSEAAKGWLDSGPFEQLSADTLFNIGNAAYRMGSPGEAALYYRRALAKDAQHPEARQNLRFLERKFGSITITRPDYQHMISRLPLEFWKNCVWASLWIIAIGILIFPATRPGAGVRLASIIGFVVAPLLAGAGALGWYYFPDDARFAPAAQQVVVVADTSVVRTDAARSAPRVIDAPAGSLCRLLTTSGGWAYVAFTNESRGWVPLVDIEHLVPETKPAPPKLRPVQGSEGNA, from the coding sequence GTGAATCGATTGCTTTCAACCCTTCTGGCGGCGATGGCCTTGGCCATCCCCGCGGAGACGATTTCCGCAGCACCCTTCGTGGATGCCAATATCAGCAGCCGCTTCATCATCCGGGGCGAGCAGGCGGTATTGGACCTGGTGATGCCTGGCGATGCCGATCTAGACGCCATGCCGCAGATCCCGGAGGTCGAGAAACTGGACGTCCGCCCGCTCGGCATGGGTGCCCAGCGCCGCTATAGCCAGGGCCGCCGCATGGAGCTGGTGGTGCCCTATGTGATCTCCAGCTATACCGCGGGCAACTACACGATCCCTTCCATCGAGGTGGACTTCAACGGCGAGAAGCGCCGCACGCCGCCGATCGACCTGCGGGTCATCGATGAAAAGGAGCTGAAGATGTACAAGGCCAGCATCGGCGGCCGGGACGTGCTTTATTCCGCCGCCTTTCACGCGATCAAGGGCACGCCTTTCGTGGGTGAAAAGCAGCCGGTGGAGATCAAGCTCTACTTCCCTGCCGACCAGCAGGTGGAAGACTGGGGCATCCCGGAATTCGAGCGCGACGGGCTTTCCACGTGGCGCTTCCAGCCGCAGCCCCGCCTCGGCCGGGCGAGCCTGCTGGCGCGGAATTACTACGCGGTGAGCTATCCCAGCACGATGTCCACGAACCGTGAGGGTGCTTCCACGCTGGGTGCGGCCACGGTGCGCTTGCAGACGATCCAGCGCTCCCCGGAGAACTTCGGGCGCGCCGTCTATCAGCCGCTGACGGTGAATGTCCCGGCGATCCAATTTGACTCGAAGCCGCTGCCGCCGGGTGCGCCGGAGGGCTTCGAGAACGCGATCGGGCAATTCGAGATCGGCGTGAATGTCTCGGAGACGAACCTGCGCGAGGGCGACCCGGTGAGCATGGACATGACGGTCACCGGCATCGGCAATCTCGATACGATGAAGCCGCCGGCACCGCTGAGTGCGGATGGCTGGAAGCTCTATGATGCCTCCGCGACGGAGCGTGGCGAAGAGCGCCGCGAGATGTGGGGCCAGGTGGAGTACCGCCAGTTCATGCGGCCGCTGCGGCTGCAGCAGTCCGTGCCGCCCTTCCGCCTGGTGTATTTCGATCCCGCGAAGGAAGCCTATGAGACGGTGCTCTCCGAAGCGATCCCGCTGACTGTGATGCCATCGACAAATGCCGGCCCCTTGGCGAGTGCGCCGCAAGCCGCTGCCATTCCGATCGAAGAGATGACGGATATCCTGAGCATCGTGAATCCCGCCGCGGGCCTGTTAGGCGATCGCAAGCCGCTGCCGCTGTGGCTCTGGCAGATCCTGCCGGGGCTGGGTGTGGCGGCCCTGCTCTTTGTGATCTTCAAGCAGCGGCTGGCTCCGCGGATGAAGAAGGATCCGGATGAGATCGCCCGCCGCCGCGAGTGGCGCGAGCTCGAGCGCACGCCGGACCAGAATGGTGTCTTCTACCGCAGCGTGGGCCACTTCGTGGAGCGCTGGCTGGGCGACCGCCAGGACCCGGTGATCATGGAAGTGCTCTCGAAGCGGGATGATGTGTGTTTCCGCCAGGACCGTGCGGAGGCGAAGCTGGAACGCGGCGAACGCCAGCGCGTGCTGGGTGCGCTGCGCCGCTTGGCCTTGCCGCTGGTGGCCTTCTTCTTCGCGCTGTCCACGCTGAGCGGTCAGGCGCAGCAGGAAGATCCGGCGAAGCTCTACAGCGAGGGTCGCTATAGCGAGGCGGCGAAGGGCTGGCTGGATAGCGGTCCCTTCGAGCAACTCTCCGCGGACACGCTCTTCAATATCGGGAATGCGGCGTATCGCATGGGCTCGCCCGGTGAGGCCGCGCTCTACTATCGCCGTGCGCTGGCGAAGGATGCCCAGCATCCGGAGGCCCGGCAGAACCTGCGCTTCCTGGAGCGGAAGTTCGGCTCGATCACGATCACGCGTCCGGACTACCAGCACATGATTTCCCGGCTGCCGCTGGAGTTCTGGAAGAACTGCGTGTGGGCATCCCTCTGGATCATCGCCATCGGCATCCTGATCTTCCCGGCCACGCGTCCGGGTGCGGGCGTCCGCTTGGCCTCGATCATCGGCTTCGTGGTCGCGCCCTTGCTCGCGGGTGCGGGTGCCCTGGGTTGGTACTATTTCCCGGATGATGCCCGCTTTGCCCCGGCGGCCCAGCAGGTGGTGGTGGTGGCGGATACCAGCGTGGTCCGCACCGATGCCGCCCGCTCTGCACCGCGCGTGATCGATGCACCTGCGGGTTCGCTTTGCCGCCTGCTGACGACTTCCGGCGGCTGGGCCTATGTGGCCTTCACGAATGAAAGCCGCGGCTGGGTGCCTCTCGTTGACATCGAGCATCTGGTGCCCGAAACCAAGCCTGCGCCGCCGAAGCTCCGCCCGGTGCAGGGCTCGGAAGGCAATGCCTGA
- a CDS encoding NAD(P)H-dependent glycerol-3-phosphate dehydrogenase: MPDIPFSSAAILGTGSFGTALARLLSQKLERVEMIGRDEAVAESINETRHNSRYLAGIELPPNIHASTALSNAAAHPLVLFCVPTAATRESAAALAQSGLPTDAVILSCAKGIERNTGERMSEILVEQLPENPVAVLSGPNHAEEIAACLATCAVIGTRDEVLARRLQELFTTPHFRSYTSDDLAGIELGGAIKNVYAIAAGIAAGLGLGDNAIAALVTRALAEMTRLGTCLGGRVETFAGLSGVGDLIATCFSKHSRNHRVGLALGAGKTLEEATSSLGMVAEGVPNTLSIHETAQRVGVRTPIIDAVHAILYRGMPAARALHELLNRDPRPEND; the protein is encoded by the coding sequence ATGCCCGACATCCCCTTTTCCTCCGCCGCCATCCTCGGAACCGGATCCTTCGGCACCGCGCTTGCCCGGCTGCTTTCGCAGAAGCTGGAGCGCGTCGAGATGATCGGGCGCGATGAAGCGGTGGCGGAGAGCATCAATGAAACGCGGCACAACTCACGCTACCTCGCGGGGATCGAGCTGCCGCCGAACATCCATGCCAGCACCGCTCTGTCGAATGCCGCGGCGCATCCGCTGGTGCTCTTCTGCGTGCCCACCGCCGCCACGCGTGAAAGCGCGGCCGCGCTGGCGCAGTCCGGCCTGCCGACCGATGCGGTGATCCTTTCCTGCGCGAAGGGCATCGAGCGGAATACCGGCGAGCGGATGAGCGAGATCCTGGTGGAGCAGCTGCCGGAGAATCCGGTGGCCGTGCTTTCCGGGCCGAACCACGCGGAGGAAATCGCGGCCTGCCTGGCGACCTGCGCCGTGATCGGCACGCGGGACGAGGTGCTGGCGCGCCGCCTCCAGGAGCTTTTCACCACGCCGCACTTCCGCAGCTATACCAGCGATGACCTCGCGGGGATCGAGCTCGGTGGTGCGATCAAGAACGTGTATGCGATCGCAGCCGGCATCGCCGCGGGCCTCGGCCTCGGTGACAATGCCATCGCCGCACTGGTGACCCGCGCGCTGGCGGAGATGACGCGCCTGGGCACCTGCCTGGGTGGCCGGGTGGAAACTTTCGCCGGGCTCTCCGGTGTGGGCGATCTCATCGCCACCTGCTTTTCCAAGCACTCGCGGAATCACCGCGTGGGCCTGGCGCTCGGTGCGGGGAAGACCTTGGAAGAAGCGACCTCCTCCCTGGGCATGGTCGCGGAGGGCGTGCCGAATACCCTCTCCATCCACGAGACCGCGCAGCGGGTCGGCGTGCGGACGCCGATCATCGATGCGGTCCACGCGATTCTCTACCGTGGCATGCCTGCGGCCCGAGCCCTGCACGAGTTGCTGAACCGAGACCCCCGACCGGAGAACGACTGA
- a CDS encoding 4-alpha-glucanotransferase produces the protein MAERLAGLLLPAFSPRREGDLGIGDTRAMRIWIDHCAANGIGFLQLLPLNETGGDDSPYNAISSVALEPLYLSFSPQDIPGLEESDLPNARIELDEALVATKVDYAAVRKVKRALLEKAWKRFQAGKGDVAFYRFRRQESAWLENYCVYRWLMDEAGGSEAWDYWPEERRSVEGALAHLEKRHREDKAGVLDRLEFYAWIQWLCFRQWQAVRDHADNKGVKLMGDIPIGVSRYSADVFFGREDFDLAWCGGAPPETVFKHDLFIQKWGQNWGIPLYRWDRMQEQGFPWWRQRIAKLTGIFHIFRIDHVLGFYRIYSFPWQPQRNAEFLPLTEKQAAKLTGGLLPGWAPRPDDTPENKALNRADGDVRLRMAIAAAGSSAVVGEDLGSVPDYVRPHLASLDVAGFRIPQWDFDDEGHVIPPEEFPECSFATYSTHDHDSLPALWSNFHRIIADTDPEADVDEQEQAAEYLRLMAEFAGIKESLPYGPEVKAALLEALLSSRSRYAAFMITDLCDLTDRLNSPGTVGPHNWSFRLPEEMEAVALRELKKLRPLLAKCGR, from the coding sequence ATGGCAGAGCGTCTCGCAGGTCTCCTCCTTCCCGCCTTTTCCCCGCGCCGCGAGGGGGATCTCGGCATCGGCGATACCCGCGCGATGCGAATCTGGATCGATCACTGCGCGGCGAACGGCATCGGCTTCCTCCAGCTGCTGCCGCTGAATGAAACCGGCGGCGATGACAGCCCGTACAATGCCATTTCCTCGGTGGCGCTCGAGCCGCTTTACCTGAGCTTTTCGCCGCAGGATATCCCGGGCTTGGAAGAGAGCGATCTGCCCAATGCCCGCATCGAGCTCGACGAAGCGCTGGTCGCCACGAAGGTGGACTACGCCGCGGTCCGCAAGGTGAAGCGGGCGCTGCTGGAGAAGGCATGGAAGCGCTTCCAGGCCGGCAAGGGCGATGTGGCGTTCTACCGCTTCCGCCGCCAGGAGTCGGCGTGGCTGGAGAACTACTGCGTTTATCGTTGGTTGATGGATGAGGCCGGCGGCAGCGAAGCATGGGACTACTGGCCGGAGGAACGCCGCAGCGTGGAGGGGGCGCTGGCCCACCTGGAAAAACGCCACCGCGAGGACAAGGCGGGCGTGCTCGATCGCCTGGAGTTCTACGCGTGGATCCAGTGGCTCTGCTTCCGCCAATGGCAGGCCGTGCGCGATCATGCCGACAACAAGGGCGTGAAGCTCATGGGAGACATCCCCATCGGCGTGAGCCGCTACTCCGCGGATGTCTTCTTCGGCCGGGAGGATTTCGATCTCGCCTGGTGCGGTGGTGCGCCGCCGGAAACGGTCTTCAAGCATGATCTCTTCATCCAGAAGTGGGGGCAAAACTGGGGAATCCCGCTTTACCGCTGGGACCGCATGCAGGAGCAGGGCTTCCCATGGTGGCGCCAGCGCATCGCGAAGCTCACCGGGATTTTCCACATCTTCCGGATCGATCACGTCCTGGGCTTCTACCGCATCTACTCCTTTCCCTGGCAGCCGCAGCGGAATGCGGAGTTCCTGCCTCTTACCGAGAAGCAGGCGGCAAAGCTCACCGGCGGGCTTCTTCCCGGGTGGGCACCGCGACCGGACGACACGCCGGAGAACAAGGCGCTGAACCGTGCCGATGGCGATGTGCGCCTGCGCATGGCGATCGCTGCCGCAGGGAGCTCCGCGGTGGTCGGCGAGGATCTGGGCAGCGTGCCGGACTACGTGCGCCCGCACCTGGCCTCGCTGGATGTCGCCGGCTTCCGCATTCCGCAGTGGGACTTCGATGACGAGGGCCACGTGATCCCGCCGGAGGAATTCCCGGAGTGTTCCTTCGCCACCTACTCGACGCACGATCACGATTCGCTCCCGGCGCTGTGGTCGAATTTCCACCGCATCATCGCCGATACCGATCCCGAGGCGGATGTGGATGAGCAGGAGCAAGCCGCGGAGTATCTCCGGCTGATGGCGGAATTCGCCGGCATCAAGGAGAGCCTGCCCTATGGACCGGAGGTGAAGGCGGCTCTGTTAGAAGCGCTGCTTTCCTCGCGCTCGCGCTATGCCGCCTTCATGATCACGGATCTCTGCGATCTCACGGACCGGCTGAATTCACCCGGCACCGTGGGTCCTCACAACTGGAGCTTCCGCCTGCCGGAGGAAATGGAAGCCGTGGCGCTGAGGGAACTGAAGAAGCTCCGGCCCTTGCTGGCGAAGTGCGGGAGGTAG
- a CDS encoding VWA domain-containing protein → MKLAEPAWLALLLLVPFFVAGAIITSRLRRKQWSAFAAPRLRAKLLRRGSPVPRWLSFGFLMLAVVLLAIGMARPQTTKGSETEMTRGRNVLLALDLSRSMLVTDLKPDRLTQAKTLCYELIEALPTDRIGLIGFAGEPYPFAPLTVDHAAVRETIQQLDMDFIPVGGSNVKRALELSIKTLKETGQKENALILLTDGDETLGRMSELAAEAKRSGVYIFAIAVGTEQGDFVPNKDFPDGRHRDDSNRPVRSGINTAGLKKLASETGGRFAVATSAANIPDMVKTAISDLEQFEIEGRERFVPVEYYQWFIFPGIIMLIASIIAGTRWRALGPASTAAAAAAALIALTPQPLRADTEDDAKLALKEGRNDQAAELFGSLADKSEDRERGFRFRLAQGNALYRQKDLEKARHAFSEALRSQDPQVRAAAHHGMGTVLFGTGWKSLSAGQAYPEVAKKEEGKAKPNPFKKIVDSILGLFDQKDKGDQPSQMAAFDGMVREALSEWMQESTPDSGETNGFNRFDTTLTDWVDAVKHFDTALRYDSGSELAKHNRALTVKYLKRLEEILNEVGENAQQIQPMPMPGQGKGEGKQPEGDGEGDQQGEGEKGDQPGEGKGDKGEEKKDGSGGDDDKQQDGEGGDNPSDKKDGEGKDAGDKKQKEGETPEDAARRILRENADFEKGVIGPRRAEYRQPEKDW, encoded by the coding sequence ATGAAGCTCGCCGAACCCGCCTGGCTGGCCCTGCTGCTCCTGGTCCCCTTCTTTGTCGCCGGGGCGATCATCACCTCGCGCCTGCGCCGCAAGCAGTGGTCTGCCTTCGCGGCGCCGCGCCTGCGTGCCAAGCTGCTGCGCCGCGGCAGCCCGGTGCCCCGCTGGCTTTCCTTCGGCTTCCTGATGCTGGCCGTGGTCCTGCTGGCGATCGGCATGGCCCGCCCGCAGACCACGAAGGGGTCCGAGACCGAGATGACCCGCGGCCGGAACGTGCTGCTGGCCCTGGACCTGTCCCGCAGCATGCTGGTGACGGACCTGAAGCCGGACCGCCTGACGCAGGCGAAGACGCTCTGCTACGAATTGATCGAGGCGCTGCCTACGGATCGCATCGGCCTGATCGGCTTCGCCGGCGAGCCCTATCCCTTTGCCCCGCTGACGGTGGATCACGCCGCGGTGCGTGAGACGATCCAGCAGCTCGACATGGATTTCATCCCGGTGGGCGGCTCGAATGTGAAGCGCGCGCTGGAGCTTTCCATCAAGACGCTGAAGGAGACCGGCCAGAAGGAGAACGCGCTGATCCTGCTGACGGATGGCGATGAAACCCTGGGCCGCATGAGCGAGCTCGCCGCGGAGGCGAAGCGCTCCGGCGTCTATATCTTCGCCATCGCCGTCGGCACCGAGCAGGGTGATTTCGTGCCGAACAAGGACTTCCCGGATGGTCGCCACCGTGACGACAGCAACCGCCCGGTGCGCAGCGGCATCAATACCGCGGGCCTGAAGAAGCTGGCATCCGAAACGGGTGGACGCTTCGCCGTGGCCACCTCCGCCGCGAACATCCCGGACATGGTGAAGACCGCCATTTCCGACCTGGAGCAATTTGAAATCGAAGGGCGCGAACGCTTCGTGCCCGTGGAATACTACCAGTGGTTCATCTTCCCCGGCATCATCATGCTCATCGCCTCCATCATCGCCGGCACCCGCTGGCGCGCGCTTGGTCCGGCCAGCACGGCGGCAGCGGCAGCCGCAGCCCTGATCGCGCTCACCCCGCAGCCGCTGCGTGCGGATACCGAGGATGACGCGAAGCTGGCGCTGAAGGAGGGCAGGAACGATCAGGCGGCGGAGCTTTTCGGCAGCCTGGCGGACAAGTCGGAGGACCGGGAGCGCGGCTTCCGTTTCCGGCTGGCGCAGGGAAATGCCCTCTACCGCCAGAAGGATCTGGAGAAAGCCCGCCATGCCTTCAGCGAGGCGCTGCGTTCGCAGGATCCGCAGGTCCGCGCCGCAGCCCACCATGGAATGGGCACCGTTCTTTTCGGCACTGGCTGGAAGTCCCTTTCCGCCGGCCAAGCCTACCCGGAAGTGGCGAAGAAGGAAGAGGGCAAGGCGAAGCCAAACCCCTTCAAGAAGATCGTGGACTCCATCCTCGGCCTCTTCGACCAGAAGGACAAGGGCGACCAGCCTTCACAGATGGCGGCCTTTGACGGCATGGTCCGCGAGGCCCTTTCCGAGTGGATGCAAGAGAGCACCCCGGACAGCGGCGAGACGAATGGCTTCAATCGCTTCGACACCACGCTCACCGACTGGGTGGATGCCGTGAAGCACTTCGACACCGCGTTGCGCTATGACTCCGGCTCGGAGCTGGCGAAGCATAACCGGGCGCTGACGGTGAAGTATCTCAAGCGCCTGGAAGAGATCCTCAACGAAGTCGGCGAGAACGCCCAGCAGATCCAGCCGATGCCGATGCCCGGACAAGGCAAGGGCGAAGGCAAGCAGCCCGAAGGCGATGGCGAGGGAGACCAGCAAGGCGAGGGTGAAAAGGGCGACCAACCCGGCGAGGGCAAGGGCGACAAGGGCGAGGAGAAGAAAGACGGCTCGGGCGGCGACGACGACAAGCAACAGGACGGCGAGGGTGGCGACAACCCGAGCGACAAGAAAGACGGCGAGGGCAAGGACGCCGGTGACAAGAAACAGAAAGAGGGCGAGACCCCGGAAGACGCGGCCCGCCGCATCCTGCGCGAAAATGCGGACTTCGAAAAAGGAGTCATCGGACCCCGCCGCGCCGAATATCGCCAACCGGAGAAAGACTGGTAA
- a CDS encoding DedA family protein has protein sequence MKEAIDFILHIQEHLMEFTKAHGPLVYGLLFLIIFCETGLVVTPFLPGDSLLFAVGAIAATPGSGLNIWIAGGIMLVAAILGDTVNYWIGRKFGAWTMRTFPKIVKPSHIAKTNEFFVRYGGKTIILARFVPIVRTFAPFVAGSGEMDYRRFMHFNVVGAILWVVLILPAGWFFGTIPIVQKNFELVVLGIIGFSLLPVVWEFVRAKLKSRQEAAHAAGEAE, from the coding sequence ATGAAGGAAGCGATCGATTTCATCCTGCACATCCAGGAGCACCTGATGGAATTCACCAAGGCCCACGGGCCGCTGGTGTACGGGCTGCTTTTCCTGATCATCTTCTGCGAGACGGGCCTGGTGGTGACTCCTTTCCTGCCGGGGGACTCCCTGCTTTTCGCCGTCGGTGCCATCGCCGCCACGCCGGGTTCCGGGCTGAATATCTGGATCGCCGGTGGCATCATGCTCGTGGCCGCGATCCTCGGGGATACGGTGAACTACTGGATCGGCCGTAAGTTCGGTGCCTGGACGATGCGGACCTTCCCGAAGATCGTGAAGCCTTCGCACATCGCGAAGACGAACGAGTTCTTCGTCCGCTATGGCGGGAAAACGATCATCCTTGCCCGCTTCGTGCCGATCGTGCGGACCTTCGCGCCTTTCGTCGCCGGTTCCGGGGAGATGGATTACCGCCGCTTCATGCACTTCAACGTGGTGGGTGCGATCCTCTGGGTGGTGCTGATTCTTCCCGCCGGCTGGTTCTTCGGGACCATCCCGATCGTGCAGAAGAACTTCGAGCTCGTGGTGCTGGGCATCATCGGCTTCTCGCTGCTGCCGGTGGTCTGGGAATTCGTGCGCGCCAAGCTGAAGTCCCGCCAGGAGGCCGCTCACGCCGCCGGCGAGGCGGAGTGA
- the plsY gene encoding glycerol-3-phosphate 1-O-acyltransferase PlsY, whose amino-acid sequence MQLWLCPLLAFLLGSIPFGLFIARMKGIDIRQHGSGNIGATNVLRVVGKKHGITCLILDALKGFIPTLLAITLIRFEGQNTAFTFHGLLDQGYVFPLADQWKAQTLHVVAGLCSILGHNYSPWVGFKGGKGIATSAGVLIALAPLVVPVLIVAWLLIFLISRYVSVASIGAAALLPFVVIYGSWRHGKLASGEWNKPLFIFSVVIAVLAIWKHRTNIKRLMEGTESRFERKKKAVS is encoded by the coding sequence ATGCAGCTTTGGCTCTGTCCGCTTCTCGCTTTCCTGCTCGGTTCGATCCCTTTCGGTCTCTTCATCGCCCGGATGAAGGGGATCGACATCCGCCAGCATGGCTCCGGTAACATCGGGGCCACGAATGTGCTCCGGGTGGTCGGAAAGAAACACGGGATCACCTGCCTGATTCTGGATGCCCTGAAGGGCTTTATCCCGACCTTGCTGGCAATCACGCTGATCCGCTTCGAGGGACAAAACACGGCCTTCACCTTCCACGGGCTTCTGGATCAGGGCTATGTCTTCCCGCTGGCAGACCAGTGGAAGGCGCAGACGCTCCATGTGGTGGCCGGGCTTTGCTCGATCCTGGGGCACAATTATTCGCCGTGGGTCGGCTTCAAGGGCGGCAAGGGCATCGCCACTTCCGCCGGGGTGCTCATCGCGCTGGCGCCGCTGGTGGTGCCGGTGCTGATCGTGGCCTGGCTGCTGATTTTCCTGATCAGCCGCTATGTCTCGGTGGCTTCCATCGGAGCGGCGGCGCTGCTGCCCTTCGTGGTGATCTACGGTTCCTGGCGCCATGGCAAGCTGGCCAGCGGCGAGTGGAACAAGCCGCTCTTCATCTTCTCGGTGGTGATCGCGGTCCTTGCGATCTGGAAACACCGGACGAATATCAAGCGCCTGATGGAAGGGACCGAATCCCGCTTCGAGCGGAAGAAGAAAGCCGTTTCCTGA
- a CDS encoding peptidylprolyl isomerase, with translation MKRRVILALAMLAPFAFAQEKKEEAKKDEAAKPAAVKDIRVVLKTNKGDIEGTLFASKVPMTAANFLNLAKKGYYDGLTFHRVIAGFMIQGGDPAGNGTGGPGYKFGDEFAPSLKHSKPGIFSMANAGPGTNGSQFFITHVPTPHLDGKHSVFGEVTKGQDVVDKIAIGDKINKIEVLDSTDALFEAQKANIEKWNAVLKSQGK, from the coding sequence ATGAAACGACGAGTCATCCTCGCCCTGGCCATGCTTGCGCCCTTCGCCTTCGCTCAAGAGAAGAAGGAGGAAGCCAAGAAGGACGAAGCCGCCAAGCCGGCTGCCGTGAAAGACATCCGCGTGGTCTTGAAGACCAACAAGGGTGACATCGAAGGCACCCTCTTCGCCTCGAAGGTCCCCATGACCGCTGCCAACTTCCTGAACCTGGCGAAGAAGGGCTACTACGATGGCCTGACTTTCCACCGCGTGATCGCGGGCTTCATGATCCAGGGCGGCGATCCTGCAGGCAATGGCACCGGCGGTCCGGGCTACAAGTTCGGCGATGAGTTCGCGCCCTCGCTGAAGCACAGCAAGCCGGGTATCTTCTCCATGGCCAATGCAGGCCCGGGCACCAACGGCAGCCAGTTCTTCATCACCCACGTCCCGACGCCGCACCTCGATGGCAAGCACTCGGTCTTCGGCGAGGTGACCAAGGGCCAAGACGTCGTGGACAAGATCGCGATCGGCGACAAGATCAACAAGATCGAGGTCCTGGACTCCACGGATGCCCTTTTCGAAGCACAGAAGGCGAACATCGAAAAGTGGAACGCGGTGCTGAAGTCCCAAGGCAAGTAA